Proteins co-encoded in one Stomoxys calcitrans chromosome 5, idStoCalc2.1, whole genome shotgun sequence genomic window:
- the LOC106089642 gene encoding malonate--CoA ligase ACSF3, mitochondrial, with protein sequence MKFFTLVGAFRGKQRFISSMVKHPACTEYISKLRECYRFEEHKQIVVPIFKKALLFGHHTALKDANGQYSYFQLYVNSKRLSRQISNLCASGSSSTVGLLFSNDVLAILSLWACWMSGQIAVPLNPKYFVGNLQSIASDCQMKLLMSSKEHGVLGRQLAEANQIPLLTLQHEFAHKPNHHFNLKREIFMTDTLVFFEGLLQNIFYNNAYAMQLYFPQSREAQQQTYQKNFLSHNDVNHQMKQLASVWNMTCEDKILNLLPSCEISSYVATTLFPLAVGSILQIQDPFKAHNAWSLILGINVPLKERINVLIAEPKVYEVLILEYEKMFSKNTKMRDYIKDYCCQNIRLMLCCIEKLPKDVYCKWLDITGHSVMESDFVNDFKAKVETATVEDQPLKIKDDEGKLIIENRNVRILDSEHNILLEMSGLTKKKFYTSSETVIGSLWISPYGKEDYVSTGDVVAFQNDILIFLGRCCHGK encoded by the exons atgaaattttttacattagTTGGAGCTTTCCGTGGTAAACAGCGCTTTATATCATCTATGGTG AAACATCCAGCGTGCACTGAATACATCTCCAAACTTCGAGAATGCTATAGATTTGAAGAACATAAGCAGATTGTTGTGCCCATATTTAAAAAGGCTTTGCTATTTGGCCATCATACAGCATTGAAGGATGCTAACGGCCAATATTCATATTTTCAGTTATATGTCAACTCAAAAAGGCTTTCGAGGCAAATTTCTAACTTGTGCG CCAGTGGTTCCAGTTCTACTGTGGGTCTTCTATTCTCCAATGATGTTCTGGCAATTCTTAGTTTGTGGGCCTGTTGGATGTCTGGTCAAATAGCAGTGCCCCTCAACCCCAAATACTTCGTGGGCAACCTTCAAAGCATTGCTTCGGACTGCCAGATGAAATTGTTAATGTCCTCGAAAGAACATGGTGTTTTAGGACGTCAACTTGCAGAAGCGAATCAGATTCCCCTATTGACCTTGCAGCATGAATTTGCCCATAAACCCAATCACCATTTCAATTTGAAACGGGAAATCTTCATGACCGACACTTTGGTATTCTTTGAGGGTCTATTGCAAAATATATTTTACAACAATGCATATGCAATGCAGCTATATTTTCCCCAATCAAGAGAGGCCCAACAACAAacataccaaaaaaattttctttctcacAATGATGTAAACCATCAAATGAAGCAACTGGCCAGTGTGTGGAATATGACTTGtgaggacaaaattttaaacttattaCCCTCTTGTGAAATCTCCAGCTATGTGGCAACCACTTTATTCCCCTTAGCTGTGGGAAGTATTTTACAAATTCAAGATCCCTTTAAAGCCCACAATGCCTGGAGCTtgattttgggtataaatgttCCCCTTAAGGAACGCATCAATGTTTTGATAGCAGAACCAAAAGTCTATGAAGTTTTAATATTAGAATATGAAAAGATGTTCTCAAAGAATACCAAAATGAGGGATTATATCAAAGACTATTGCTGCCAGAACATACGCCTTATGTTGTGCTGCATTGAGAAATTACCCAAAGATGTATATTGTAAATGGTTGGACATTACGGGACATTCTGTAATGGAAAGTGATTTTGTAAACGATTTCAAAGCCAAAGTTGAAACGGCTACCGTTGAAGATCAACCCTTAAAGATCAAGGATGATGAGGGAAAATTAATAATTGAAAATAGAAATGTACGCATATTGGACTCGGAACATAACATCCTTTTAGAAATGAGTGGGCTAACGAAGAAAAAATTCTATACTTCATCTGAAACGGTGATAGGAAGTCTATGGATATCACCTTATGGCAAGGAAGACTATGTTAGCACGGGAGACGTTGTGGCATTTCAAAATGACATTTTGATTTTTCTGGGACGATGCTGTCATGGAAAGTAG